The Streptomyces sp. Je 1-332 genome has a window encoding:
- a CDS encoding VOC family protein, which translates to MPVSGQSHIRIARPSRDLAAAERFWVTGLGLDVVWRAEGGGAPGEHDLLMAGWPDASWHLELVHEAGKPVEPRPTEEDLLVIYLAEAVPDDLVARLETHGGTRVKSPNPYWNEWGVTIEDPDGYRLVLCTRGWANS; encoded by the coding sequence ATGCCTGTCAGCGGTCAGAGCCACATCCGCATCGCCCGCCCGTCGCGTGACCTCGCGGCGGCGGAGCGCTTCTGGGTGACGGGCCTCGGCCTGGACGTCGTATGGCGTGCGGAGGGCGGCGGCGCTCCCGGGGAGCACGATCTGCTCATGGCCGGATGGCCGGACGCGTCCTGGCATCTCGAACTCGTCCACGAGGCCGGCAAGCCGGTCGAGCCCCGCCCCACGGAGGAGGACCTCCTCGTCATCTACCTCGCGGAGGCCGTCCCCGACGACCTGGTGGCCCGCCTGGAGACGCACGGCGGCACGCGCGTGAAGTCGCCCAACCCGTACTGGAACGAGTGGGGCGTCACCATCGAGGACCCGGACGGCTACCGCCTGGTGCTGTGCACGCGCGGGTGGGCCAACTCCTGA
- a CDS encoding alkaline phosphatase D family protein, with product MSHPQPSPSPRRRSVLRGSLAVPAALAVPSVAGAAPAFARSGRPRAEWGVQAGDVTAHAGLVWVRSDRPARMIVETSATESFRNPTRWKGPLLGPDTDFTGTTRLRGLPAGEQIHYRVVLADPDDPRRTGEPVTGTFRTTPKGRKEGVRFLWSGDIAGQGWGINPDRGGWRVFDEMRRRNPDFFLCSGDNIYADGPILPSVTLPDGSVWRNVTTEEKSKVAESLAEFRGAFRYNLLDENVRRFNAQVPSIVQWDDHEVRNNWYPGQILTDPRYTEKNVDVLAERSLRAFSEYYPISSLPPGDEDGRVYRVLRHGPLLDVFVLDMRSYRNANSPGRQPDDTTGILGARQLQWLKRELSRSRATWKVIASDMPLGLVVPDGSANFEAVAQGDPGAPLGRELQIAELLRHIKHRKITGTLWLTADVHYTSAQHYDPSRAAFKDFAPFWEFVSGPLAAGGFQALKLDGTFGAEQRFLKAPNRANTSPAETPQYFGEVDIDGGSGELTVRLRQEDGAVLFTKALTPGRVGQQ from the coding sequence ATGTCACACCCTCAGCCGAGCCCGTCCCCTCGCCGCCGCAGTGTGCTGCGCGGCTCGCTCGCCGTGCCGGCGGCGCTGGCCGTGCCGTCCGTCGCCGGGGCCGCTCCGGCGTTCGCCCGGTCAGGACGTCCGCGGGCCGAGTGGGGTGTGCAGGCCGGTGACGTGACGGCGCACGCGGGCCTGGTGTGGGTGCGTTCCGACCGCCCGGCCCGCATGATCGTGGAGACGTCCGCGACGGAGTCCTTCCGTAACCCCACCCGGTGGAAGGGTCCGCTGCTCGGCCCGGACACCGACTTCACCGGGACGACACGACTGCGCGGCCTTCCCGCGGGCGAGCAGATCCACTACCGCGTGGTCCTGGCCGACCCCGACGACCCCAGACGTACGGGAGAGCCTGTCACCGGCACGTTCCGTACGACTCCGAAGGGGCGCAAGGAGGGGGTGCGCTTCCTGTGGTCGGGTGACATCGCGGGCCAGGGGTGGGGCATCAACCCGGACCGCGGCGGCTGGCGCGTCTTCGACGAGATGCGCCGCAGGAACCCTGACTTCTTCCTGTGCAGCGGCGACAACATCTACGCCGACGGGCCCATCCTGCCGAGCGTCACGCTGCCCGACGGCAGCGTGTGGCGGAACGTGACCACGGAGGAGAAGTCGAAGGTCGCCGAGTCGCTCGCGGAGTTCCGCGGAGCCTTCCGCTACAACCTGCTCGACGAGAACGTGCGGCGGTTCAACGCGCAGGTGCCCTCGATCGTCCAGTGGGACGACCACGAGGTGCGCAACAACTGGTACCCGGGCCAGATCCTGACCGACCCCCGTTACACCGAGAAGAACGTGGACGTCCTCGCCGAGCGCTCCCTGCGGGCGTTCAGCGAGTACTACCCCATCTCCTCGCTCCCGCCGGGCGACGAGGACGGTCGCGTGTACCGCGTGCTGCGGCACGGCCCGCTCCTCGACGTGTTCGTCCTGGACATGCGCTCCTACCGCAACGCCAACTCGCCCGGCAGGCAGCCCGACGACACCACCGGCATCCTGGGCGCCCGGCAACTTCAGTGGCTGAAGCGGGAGTTGTCGCGCTCGCGGGCCACCTGGAAGGTCATCGCGTCCGACATGCCGCTGGGCCTTGTCGTACCGGACGGCTCGGCGAACTTCGAGGCGGTGGCGCAAGGTGACCCCGGCGCGCCGCTCGGCCGCGAGCTGCAGATCGCCGAGCTGCTGCGGCACATCAAGCACCGCAAGATCACCGGAACGCTGTGGCTGACGGCCGACGTGCACTACACGTCGGCGCAGCACTACGACCCCTCGCGTGCGGCGTTCAAGGACTTCGCGCCGTTCTGGGAGTTCGTGTCGGGACCGCTGGCCGCCGGCGGTTTCCAGGCCCTCAAACTCGACGGCACGTTCGGCGCCGAGCAGCGCTTCCTCAAGGCCCCGAACCGCGCCAACACCTCACCCGCCGAGACGCCGCAGTACTTCGGCGAGGTCGACATCGACGGCGGCAGCGGAGAACTGACCGTGCGGCTGCGCCAGGAGGACGGCGCGGTGCTGTTCACCAAGGCCCTGACTCCGGGTCGGGTGGGGCAGCAGTGA
- a CDS encoding GNAT family N-acetyltransferase — MSADMSDVTNMIGHGPDAPALLVISAVALLATVGFHTWWARRHNHAPPTPDDTGARPQTAGQHTAGQQTAEATTLWRMRTTVRDEPGSLAALCTVLARGEVDILSLQAHPLAEGTVDEFLLRAPIDLPAADITRDVALAGGSATWIERADAHDLVDAPTRILGLATRTALDAAELPLALRQLLGRCTIRSLPAKAQGAASGPRADKAADGAPVEGGLEGEGTVLRLRAPDGEVITVERPYLPFTPTEFARARALVELDSRLGPRIPRSQDVLTLAEGNSITVRRADTADLDAARAMHDRCSQRTLGMRYHGPVRDADRYLNHLLSPRFGRTLAVRTASGRIVGIGHLLWDGDETEVALLVEDDWQRRGIGTELLARLVTMAVEAGCESVYAVTQASNTGMVAAMRGLGLPLDYQIEEGTLVVTARLDATPVSSRLPYDQPRGRAQRY, encoded by the coding sequence ATGAGTGCTGACATGTCTGATGTGACGAACATGATCGGGCACGGGCCCGACGCCCCCGCCCTGCTGGTGATCTCCGCCGTGGCGCTGCTCGCCACGGTCGGGTTCCACACATGGTGGGCACGCCGCCACAACCACGCGCCCCCGACGCCGGACGATACCGGCGCCCGGCCGCAGACCGCCGGGCAGCACACCGCCGGGCAGCAGACCGCGGAGGCGACGACGCTGTGGCGGATGCGCACCACTGTGCGGGACGAGCCGGGCTCGCTGGCCGCCCTGTGCACGGTCCTGGCCCGCGGCGAGGTCGACATCCTGAGCCTCCAGGCGCACCCGCTGGCCGAAGGCACCGTCGACGAGTTCCTGCTGCGCGCCCCCATCGACCTGCCCGCGGCCGACATCACCCGGGACGTCGCGCTCGCGGGCGGCTCGGCCACCTGGATCGAGCGGGCGGACGCCCACGACCTGGTGGACGCCCCCACCCGCATCCTGGGCCTCGCCACCCGCACCGCCCTCGACGCCGCGGAACTCCCGCTCGCGCTGCGCCAGTTGCTGGGCCGCTGCACCATCCGGTCGCTGCCCGCGAAGGCGCAGGGTGCCGCGTCGGGGCCCCGGGCGGACAAGGCGGCCGACGGCGCCCCCGTCGAGGGCGGGCTCGAAGGCGAGGGCACGGTGCTCCGGCTGCGGGCCCCCGACGGCGAAGTGATCACCGTGGAGCGGCCGTATCTGCCGTTCACGCCCACCGAGTTCGCCCGCGCCCGTGCCCTGGTCGAGCTCGACAGCCGGCTCGGCCCGCGCATCCCGCGCAGCCAGGACGTACTCACCCTCGCCGAGGGCAACTCCATCACCGTCCGCCGGGCCGACACCGCCGATCTCGACGCGGCCAGGGCCATGCACGACCGCTGCTCGCAGCGCACCCTCGGCATGCGCTACCACGGGCCGGTGCGGGACGCCGACCGCTATCTCAACCACCTGCTGAGCCCGCGGTTCGGCCGCACCCTGGCGGTGCGTACGGCGTCCGGGCGAATCGTCGGCATCGGCCACCTGCTGTGGGACGGCGACGAGACCGAGGTCGCCCTGCTCGTCGAGGACGACTGGCAGCGCCGGGGCATCGGCACCGAACTGCTCGCCCGCCTGGTGACGATGGCGGTCGAGGCGGGCTGCGAGAGCGTGTACGCGGTGACGCAGGCGTCCAACACGGGCATGGTCGCCGCGATGCGCGGCCTCGGGCTTCCACTCGACTACCAGATCGAGGAGGGCACGCTGGTCGTCACCGCGCGCCTGGACGCTACGCCGGTGAGTTCACGACTGCCGTACGACCAGCCGCGGGGACGGGCGCAGCGGTACTGA
- a CDS encoding PLP-dependent transferase, producing the protein MDTNTEPRTGSGHPARTPAAPAHRALATEAVHAGRDDLAGLGLHAAPIDLSTTYPSYDTRGEAARIDAFAADGALDDGPPVYARLANPTVARFETALARLEGTESAVAFASGMAALTAVLLVRGAAGLRHVVAVRPLYGCSDHLLTAGLLGSEVTWVDPAGIADAIRPDTGLVLVESPANPTLAELDLRAVAHACGTVPLLADNTFATPVLQRPVESGARLVLHSATKYLGGHGDVLGGVVACDEEFARQLRQVRFATGGVLHPLAGYLLLRGLSTLPVRVRAASANAAELARRLAADPRVSRVHYPRLGGAMVAFEVVGDPHEVTARVRLITPAVSLGSVDTLIQHPASISHRVVDPADRRSSGVSDKLLRLSAGLEDVEDLWRDLDHALGPWPSDTRAQAAEPRFSTAAPVPAAGRTAVVNSPA; encoded by the coding sequence ATGGACACGAACACGGAACCCCGCACCGGATCCGGCCACCCCGCCCGGACCCCGGCGGCGCCCGCACACCGCGCCCTCGCCACCGAGGCCGTGCACGCCGGACGCGACGACCTCGCCGGACTCGGTCTGCACGCCGCACCGATCGACCTGTCCACCACCTACCCCTCGTACGACACCCGGGGCGAGGCGGCGCGCATCGACGCCTTCGCCGCCGACGGAGCCCTGGACGACGGGCCGCCCGTCTACGCCCGCCTCGCGAACCCGACGGTCGCCCGCTTCGAGACGGCTCTGGCCCGGCTCGAAGGGACGGAGAGCGCCGTCGCGTTCGCGAGCGGCATGGCGGCGCTGACGGCCGTCCTTCTCGTACGAGGAGCTGCGGGCCTGCGCCATGTCGTCGCGGTCCGTCCGCTGTACGGATGCAGTGACCACCTCCTCACGGCGGGGCTCCTCGGCTCCGAGGTGACCTGGGTCGACCCCGCGGGGATCGCCGACGCCATCCGCCCCGACACGGGCCTGGTCCTCGTCGAGTCGCCCGCCAACCCGACCCTCGCCGAACTCGATCTGCGCGCGGTGGCCCACGCCTGCGGGACGGTACCGCTGCTCGCCGACAACACCTTCGCGACGCCTGTCCTGCAACGGCCCGTCGAGAGCGGCGCGCGGCTCGTGCTGCACAGCGCCACCAAGTACCTGGGCGGTCACGGCGACGTCCTGGGCGGAGTGGTCGCGTGCGACGAGGAGTTCGCGCGGCAGCTGCGGCAGGTCAGGTTCGCCACCGGCGGGGTGCTGCATCCGCTCGCCGGATATCTGCTGCTGCGGGGCCTTTCCACGCTGCCGGTGCGGGTACGTGCCGCCTCCGCGAACGCGGCGGAGCTCGCGCGGCGCCTGGCCGCCGACCCGCGGGTGAGCCGCGTGCACTATCCGCGGCTCGGTGGCGCCATGGTGGCCTTCGAGGTCGTCGGCGACCCGCACGAGGTGACCGCCCGGGTGCGGTTGATCACCCCGGCGGTCAGCCTCGGCAGCGTGGACACGCTGATCCAGCATCCGGCGTCCATCAGCCACCGCGTCGTGGACCCGGCGGACCGGCGGTCGTCGGGAGTGAGCGACAAGCTGCTGCGCCTTTCAGCCGGCCTTGAGGACGTCGAAGACCTGTGGCGGGACCTCGACCACGCCCTCGGGCCCTGGCCGTCGGACACCCGTGCGCAGGCCGCGGAGCCCCGGTTCAGTACCGCTGCGCCCGTCCCCGCGGCTGGTCGTACGGCAGTCGTGAACTCACCGGCGTAG
- a CDS encoding Lrp/AsnC family transcriptional regulator: protein MADSVVLDPVDLRILRLLQNDARITYRDLAAQVGVAPSTCLDRISRLRRSGVILGHQLRLDPAKLGRGLEALLSVQVRPHRRELVGPFVERIRALPESRSVFHLAGPDDYLVHVAVADTADLQRLVLDEFTARREVARVETRLIFQQWECGPLLPPGPGADDQGASSGQS, encoded by the coding sequence GTGGCTGATTCTGTCGTACTCGACCCGGTGGATCTCCGCATCCTGCGGCTGTTGCAGAACGATGCCCGGATCACCTACCGCGATCTCGCGGCCCAGGTGGGTGTCGCGCCGTCGACCTGCCTCGACCGTATCTCCCGGCTGCGCCGCTCCGGTGTGATCCTCGGACACCAGCTGCGCCTTGATCCGGCGAAGCTCGGGCGTGGCCTCGAAGCGTTGCTGTCCGTGCAGGTCAGGCCGCACCGGCGGGAGCTGGTGGGGCCGTTCGTCGAGCGAATCAGAGCGCTGCCGGAGTCCCGGTCGGTGTTTCATCTCGCGGGACCCGACGACTATCTGGTGCACGTCGCGGTGGCCGACACGGCGGATCTCCAGCGGCTCGTCCTCGACGAGTTCACGGCGCGGCGCGAAGTGGCGCGCGTGGAGACGCGGTTGATCTTCCAGCAGTGGGAGTGCGGCCCGCTCCTTCCGCCGGGCCCGGGAGCCGATGACCAAGGGGCGAGCTCCGGCCAATCGTGA
- a CDS encoding DUF885 domain-containing protein produces the protein MSDTKIPHTSENGSGSPLPRQVADAYVDELIALDPINGTYLGVKASHSKLPDTSPAGQDAVAELARTTLARLDEAESVPGADNDAERRCARLLRERLTAELAVHEADEGLRAVGNLHTIPHAVREIFTVTPMETDEDWAAIAERLRAVPAAYEGYRASLELGLERKLFAAPRPTAVFIGQLGEWAGPGGDGGRGWFEEFAAEGPESLRAELDAAARAATASVVALRDWMRDVYAPAIEGAPDTVGRERYARWSRYFNGADLDLDEAYAYGWSEFHRLLGEMRTEAEKILPGADTPWVALAHLDEHGTHIEGVEEVRVWLQELMDEAIEALNGTHFELAERVRKVESRIAPPGGAAAPYYSGPSEDFSRPGRTWLPTMGETRFPVYDLVSTWYHEGVPGHHLQLAQWAHVAESLSRYQATIGIVSANAEGWALYAERLMDELGFLKDAERRLGYLDAQMMRALRVIVDIGMHLELEIPADSPFHPGERWTPDLAQEFYDAHCSRPTDYVASEMTRYLSIPGQAIGYKLGERAWLLGRENARRRLGDAFDAKAWHMAALSQGSLGLDDLVDELSAL, from the coding sequence ATGTCAGACACGAAGATCCCGCACACGAGCGAGAACGGGAGCGGGAGCCCGCTGCCGCGCCAGGTCGCCGACGCCTACGTCGACGAGCTCATCGCCCTCGATCCCATCAACGGCACGTATCTCGGCGTCAAGGCGAGCCACAGCAAGCTCCCGGACACCTCACCAGCGGGCCAGGACGCGGTCGCCGAGCTCGCCCGCACGACGCTCGCCCGGCTCGACGAGGCGGAGTCCGTGCCCGGCGCCGACAACGACGCGGAACGCCGGTGCGCCCGGCTCCTGCGGGAGCGGCTCACCGCCGAACTCGCCGTGCACGAGGCCGATGAGGGGCTGCGCGCGGTCGGCAACCTGCACACGATTCCGCACGCGGTGCGCGAGATCTTCACTGTGACTCCGATGGAGACGGACGAGGACTGGGCGGCGATCGCCGAGCGACTGCGTGCCGTGCCGGCCGCGTACGAGGGATATCGCGCCTCGCTCGAACTCGGCCTCGAGCGCAAGCTGTTCGCGGCGCCGCGACCCACTGCCGTGTTCATCGGGCAGCTCGGCGAGTGGGCGGGTCCCGGCGGTGACGGAGGCCGCGGCTGGTTCGAGGAGTTCGCCGCGGAGGGACCGGAGTCGCTCCGGGCCGAGCTCGACGCGGCGGCCCGCGCGGCCACCGCCTCCGTCGTGGCGCTGCGCGACTGGATGCGGGACGTGTACGCGCCCGCGATCGAGGGGGCCCCCGACACGGTGGGCCGTGAGCGCTACGCCCGCTGGTCCCGGTACTTCAACGGCGCCGACCTGGACCTCGACGAGGCCTACGCGTACGGCTGGTCCGAATTCCACCGGCTGCTCGGCGAGATGCGCACCGAGGCCGAGAAGATCCTGCCCGGCGCGGACACGCCGTGGGTGGCGCTCGCCCACCTCGACGAGCACGGCACGCACATCGAGGGCGTGGAGGAGGTGCGGGTCTGGCTCCAGGAGCTGATGGACGAGGCGATCGAGGCGCTGAACGGCACACACTTCGAACTCGCCGAGCGGGTACGGAAGGTGGAGTCCCGCATCGCCCCGCCGGGCGGCGCCGCGGCCCCGTACTACTCGGGACCCTCGGAGGACTTCTCGCGTCCCGGCCGGACCTGGCTGCCGACGATGGGCGAGACCCGCTTCCCCGTCTACGACCTGGTCTCCACCTGGTACCACGAGGGCGTGCCGGGACATCACCTCCAGCTCGCGCAGTGGGCGCACGTCGCGGAGAGCCTCTCCCGCTACCAGGCGACCATCGGCATCGTCAGCGCCAACGCGGAGGGCTGGGCGCTGTACGCGGAGCGGCTCATGGACGAGCTCGGCTTCCTCAAGGACGCCGAGCGCAGGCTCGGTTATCTGGACGCCCAGATGATGCGGGCGCTGCGCGTCATCGTCGACATCGGCATGCACCTGGAGCTGGAGATCCCCGCGGACTCGCCCTTCCACCCGGGCGAGCGCTGGACTCCCGACCTGGCGCAGGAGTTCTACGACGCGCACTGCAGCCGTCCCACGGATTACGTGGCGAGCGAGATGACCCGCTACCTCTCCATCCCCGGCCAGGCCATCGGCTACAAGCTGGGCGAGCGGGCGTGGCTCCTCGGCCGCGAGAACGCACGGCGGCGGCTGGGTGACGCCTTCGACGCGAAGGCGTGGCACATGGCGGCGCTGTCGCAGGGATCGCTGGGTCTGGACGACTTGGTGGACGAGTTGTCGGCCCTCTAG
- a CDS encoding rhodanese-like domain-containing protein — protein sequence MKNTAHTDAATAVGAPNSVLRVAPASPAAAAAYFGASLAFHADVSDVASALAAGGDPGFVVVDSRSTASWDQGHLPGAVHLPTALIPEQAEQLLDKSVPVVTYCWGPGCNGATRAALALAQLGFQVKEMLGGFEYWAREGFEFETWEGNERRAPDTLTAPADAADCGC from the coding sequence ATGAAGAACACAGCGCACACCGACGCGGCCACCGCCGTCGGCGCCCCTAACTCCGTCCTGCGGGTGGCCCCGGCCTCCCCGGCTGCCGCCGCCGCGTACTTCGGCGCGAGCCTCGCCTTCCACGCCGACGTGTCCGACGTGGCCTCGGCGCTGGCCGCCGGCGGCGACCCCGGCTTCGTCGTGGTCGACTCCCGGTCGACCGCGTCCTGGGACCAGGGGCACCTTCCCGGCGCCGTTCACCTTCCCACCGCCCTCATTCCCGAGCAGGCGGAGCAGCTCCTCGACAAGTCCGTCCCGGTCGTCACGTACTGCTGGGGCCCCGGCTGCAACGGCGCGACCCGCGCGGCCCTCGCCCTCGCCCAACTCGGCTTCCAGGTCAAGGAGATGCTGGGCGGCTTCGAGTACTGGGCCCGTGAGGGCTTCGAGTTCGAGACCTGGGAGGGCAACGAGCGCCGCGCCCCCGACACCCTCACGGCCCCAGCCGACGCGGCGGACTGCGGCTGCTGA
- a CDS encoding Lrp/AsnC family transcriptional regulator has protein sequence MTGYSTDATDWRILDVLQREGRASYAELARAVAMSPSAVTERVRRLEEAGVIQGYAAVVDPERLGLPILAFVRLRYPNGNYKPFHDLVEVTPEILEAHHVTGDDCFVIKVAARSMGHLEEVAGKIGALGSVTTSIVYSSPLPRRPLGR, from the coding sequence ATGACCGGTTATTCCACGGACGCCACCGACTGGCGCATCCTCGACGTCCTCCAGCGTGAGGGCCGCGCCAGCTACGCCGAGCTGGCACGCGCCGTCGCCATGTCCCCGAGCGCCGTCACCGAACGGGTCCGCCGCCTGGAGGAGGCGGGCGTGATCCAGGGGTACGCGGCCGTGGTCGACCCGGAGCGTCTCGGCCTGCCCATCCTGGCGTTCGTGCGCCTGCGCTACCCGAACGGCAACTACAAGCCGTTCCACGACCTGGTCGAAGTGACCCCCGAGATCCTGGAGGCACACCACGTCACCGGCGACGACTGCTTCGTGATCAAGGTGGCGGCGCGCTCGATGGGCCACTTGGAGGAGGTCGCCGGAAAGATCGGCGCACTCGGGTCGGTGACCACCAGCATCGTCTACTCCTCACCTCTGCCAAGACGCCCACTGGGCCGCTGA